A single region of the Phoenix dactylifera cultivar Barhee BC4 unplaced genomic scaffold, palm_55x_up_171113_PBpolish2nd_filt_p 000345F, whole genome shotgun sequence genome encodes:
- the LOC103708143 gene encoding stress response protein NST1-like isoform X2 codes for MTIPEFNGCENLEFPEFYKKTHTKKSKEWIDPICVVKHSKMLSLREESFQSGVQLTLEEMSRQALGKKKRYILGFGVGPKRSSSSSTPSRVSQDHVGELQKLKAEMEEMKMEREELRRQLEQERRERKEERKEREEEQKQIAYLTSLVTEFLKKKTQMHKSSIHHDGAMYSTGSTNTC; via the exons ATGACTATA CCGGAGTTTAATGGTTGTGAAAACCTTGAATTTCcagaattctataagaaaactcATACCAAGAAGAGCAAAGAGTGGATTGATCCTATTTGCGTCGTGAAACAT TCAAAGATGTTGAGTTTGCGCGAAGAATCTTTCCAATCCGGTGTGCAATTAACATTAGAGGAGATGTCTAGGCAGGCACttggaaaaaagaagagatacATTCTTGGATTTGGGGTTGGGCCGAAgcgctcttcatcttcttccacaccTAGTCGTGTGTCACAAGACCATGTTGGGGAGTTGCAGAAACTTAAAGCTgagatggaggagatgaagatggagcGTGAGGAGCTGCGGAGACAATTGGagcaggagaggagagagcgtaaggaggaaagaaaagagcgAGAGGAAGAACAGAAGCAAATTGCATATCTTACAAGTTTGGTGACAGAGTTCTTAAAGAAAAAGACTCAAATGCACAAGTCATctatccatcatgatggggccatGTATTCAACTGGTAGTACAAATACTTGTTG A
- the LOC103695692 gene encoding UPF0235 protein At5g63440-like isoform X1, with product MPKRTTHTYSSEDAAPDGPESDLFVYYCKHCGSHVLITDTQLQKMPKRKTDRAHVLDKKKYLARLNVKEAGKVLLKRGEGKLEKQFRMTCTGCELFVCYRSEEDLEGAPFIYVVDGALSSVAAETNPQDAPVPPCISQVGGLVQVAIEVEDRAQRSAITRVNADDVRVSVAAPAARGEANNELLEFMGKVLGLRLSQMTLQRGWNNKSKLLVVEDLSCRQVYEKLLEAVQP from the exons atgCCGAAGCGGACGACGCACACGTACTCGAGCGAAGACGCGGCGCCCGACGGCCCCGAATCCGACCTCTTCGTCTACTACTGCAAGCACTGCGGCTCCCACGTCCTCATCACCG ATACCCAATTGCAGAAGATGCCAAAGAGGAAGACTGACAGAGCACATGTGCTGGACAAGAAAAAATATCTTGCAAGATTGAATGTTAAAGAGGCAGGAAAAGTTCTATTAAAACG CGGTGAGGGAAAACTGGAAAAACAGTTCCGCATGACTTGCACAGGTTGTGAACTTTTTGTTTGTTATCGTTCAGAAGAGGATTTAGAAGGTGCTCCTTTCATTTATGTTGTTGATGGTGCACTAAGCTCGGTTGCAGCAGAAACAAACCCACAG GATGCTCCTGTGCCCCCTTGCATATCACAAGTAGGTGGCCTTGTCCAAGTGGCAATTGAAGTCGAAGACCGTGCACAACGTTcagcaattacaa GAGTGAATGCTGATGATGTTCGAGTGAGTGTAGCTGCTCCAGCTGCTCGAGGAGAAGCTAACAACGAATTGTTAGAATTTATGGGCAAG GTACTGGGCTTAAGACTGAGTCAAATGACCCTTCAGAGAGGATGGAACAATAAATCAAAACTTCTAGTT GTTGAGGATTTGTCTTGTAGACAGGTGTATGAGAAGCTTTTGGAAGCTGTGCAGCCTTGA
- the LOC103695692 gene encoding UPF0235 protein At5g63440-like isoform X2 — MPKRKTDRAHVLDKKKYLARLNVKEAGKVLLKRGEGKLEKQFRMTCTGCELFVCYRSEEDLEGAPFIYVVDGALSSVAAETNPQDAPVPPCISQVGGLVQVAIEVEDRAQRSAITRVNADDVRVSVAAPAARGEANNELLEFMGKVLGLRLSQMTLQRGWNNKSKLLVVEDLSCRQVYEKLLEAVQP; from the exons ATGCCAAAGAGGAAGACTGACAGAGCACATGTGCTGGACAAGAAAAAATATCTTGCAAGATTGAATGTTAAAGAGGCAGGAAAAGTTCTATTAAAACG CGGTGAGGGAAAACTGGAAAAACAGTTCCGCATGACTTGCACAGGTTGTGAACTTTTTGTTTGTTATCGTTCAGAAGAGGATTTAGAAGGTGCTCCTTTCATTTATGTTGTTGATGGTGCACTAAGCTCGGTTGCAGCAGAAACAAACCCACAG GATGCTCCTGTGCCCCCTTGCATATCACAAGTAGGTGGCCTTGTCCAAGTGGCAATTGAAGTCGAAGACCGTGCACAACGTTcagcaattacaa GAGTGAATGCTGATGATGTTCGAGTGAGTGTAGCTGCTCCAGCTGCTCGAGGAGAAGCTAACAACGAATTGTTAGAATTTATGGGCAAG GTACTGGGCTTAAGACTGAGTCAAATGACCCTTCAGAGAGGATGGAACAATAAATCAAAACTTCTAGTT GTTGAGGATTTGTCTTGTAGACAGGTGTATGAGAAGCTTTTGGAAGCTGTGCAGCCTTGA
- the LOC103708143 gene encoding stress response protein NST1-like isoform X1 gives MTIPPEFNGCENLEFPEFYKKTHTKKSKEWIDPICVVKHSKMLSLREESFQSGVQLTLEEMSRQALGKKKRYILGFGVGPKRSSSSSTPSRVSQDHVGELQKLKAEMEEMKMEREELRRQLEQERRERKEERKEREEEQKQIAYLTSLVTEFLKKKTQMHKSSIHHDGAMYSTGSTNTC, from the exons ATGACTATACCA CCGGAGTTTAATGGTTGTGAAAACCTTGAATTTCcagaattctataagaaaactcATACCAAGAAGAGCAAAGAGTGGATTGATCCTATTTGCGTCGTGAAACAT TCAAAGATGTTGAGTTTGCGCGAAGAATCTTTCCAATCCGGTGTGCAATTAACATTAGAGGAGATGTCTAGGCAGGCACttggaaaaaagaagagatacATTCTTGGATTTGGGGTTGGGCCGAAgcgctcttcatcttcttccacaccTAGTCGTGTGTCACAAGACCATGTTGGGGAGTTGCAGAAACTTAAAGCTgagatggaggagatgaagatggagcGTGAGGAGCTGCGGAGACAATTGGagcaggagaggagagagcgtaaggaggaaagaaaagagcgAGAGGAAGAACAGAAGCAAATTGCATATCTTACAAGTTTGGTGACAGAGTTCTTAAAGAAAAAGACTCAAATGCACAAGTCATctatccatcatgatggggccatGTATTCAACTGGTAGTACAAATACTTGTTG A
- the LOC120105700 gene encoding thionin-like protein 2: protein MECKGVKAIFAIAAILALLVGQNSASTHSNCYDPCYAHCRWETYPPWFCKYQCTLECLVPPPAAKVDSGCSLACAKSSCGQHDNPEGIDMGACLFQCSKSCTKVTKSL from the exons ATGGAGTGCAAGGGTGTGAAGGCGATCTTCGCAATAGCTGCCATTCTGGCCTTGCTTGTTGGGCAAAACTCGGCATCAACGCATTCAAATTGCTATGATCCTTGTTACGCCCATTGCAGGTGGGAGACTTATCCCCCTTGGTTTTGTAAATACCAGTGTACTCTTGAATGTCTCGTTCCTCCTCCTGCTGCAAAGGTTGACTCCGGGTGTAGCCTTGCATGTGCCAAGTCCTCCTGTGGCCAACATGATAATCCAG AGGGAATTGATATGGGGGCCTGCTTGTTTCAATGCTCAAAGAGCTGCACCAAAGTGACGAAGTCTCTCTGA
- the LOC103695693 gene encoding 60S ribosomal protein L17, with protein sequence MVKYSREPNNPTKSAKAMGRDLRVHFKNTRETAHAMRKLPLAKAKRYLEDVIAHKQAIPFRRFCRGVGRTAQAKGRHANGQGRWPVKSCRFILDLLKNAESNAEVKGLDVDALYISHVQVNQAQKQRRRTYRAHGRINPYMSSPCHIELILSEKEEPVKKEPETQIAPRKPKKAALQA encoded by the exons ATG GTGAAGTATTCGAGAGAACCCAACAACCCTACCAAGT ctGCCAAGGCCATGGGCCGGGACTTGAGGGTTCACTTCAAG AATACCCGTGAGACAGCTCATGCAATGAGGAAGCTGCCTTTGGCAAAGGCTAAGAGGTACCTTGAAGATGTGATTGCTCACAAACAGGCTATTCCCTTCCGGAGGTTTTGCAGAGGTGTAGGGCGTACGGCCCAAGCTAAAGGCCGCCATGCCAATGGACAGGGGCGTTGGCCTGTGAAATCTTGCAGATTCATTTTGGATCTGCTTAAAAATGCTGAAAGCAATGCTGAA GTTAAAGGTTTGGATGTCGATGCGCTCTACATATCTCACGTCCAGGTGAACCAAGCCCAAAAGCAGAGGCGCCGGACCTACCGTGCTCATGGGCGGATTAACC CTTATATGTCCTCTCCATGTCACATAGAGCTGATCTTGTCAGAGAAGGAAGAGCctgtcaaaaaggag CCTGAGACTCAGATTGCCCCCAGGAAGCCCAAGAAAGCGGCTCTGCAGGCTTAG